Proteins encoded by one window of Mariniplasma anaerobium:
- a CDS encoding amino acid ABC transporter permease produces the protein MIIFLNFSFLFDWYSLSLLLQGLMLTLILAFLAVVFGSILALIPAFMRLSKNKFISSPAVFYVEIIRGTPMLVQVLLIYQILNIPLFLIGGMDMGSFIPGLVALLINSSAYISEIIRGGILAVDKGQTEAARSLGLSQGQTMFKVVLPQAIKNIFPSLGNEFVTIIKETSIFMYLGIAELMYQVGIIKSSSPAVTELYIVAGLLYLALTFPLSKLMNRVERRLRYADQR, from the coding sequence ATGATTATTTTCTTAAACTTTTCCTTCTTATTTGATTGGTATAGTTTAAGTTTACTACTTCAAGGTCTTATGTTGACCTTAATCCTTGCTTTTTTAGCAGTTGTTTTTGGTAGTATACTTGCTCTTATACCTGCCTTTATGAGATTGTCGAAGAATAAGTTTATATCATCTCCTGCAGTGTTTTATGTAGAAATCATCCGTGGAACACCTATGCTTGTACAAGTTTTGCTTATCTATCAAATATTAAATATCCCATTGTTTTTAATTGGTGGTATGGATATGGGGAGCTTCATTCCTGGATTGGTTGCTTTATTAATTAATAGTTCTGCATATATTTCAGAAATTATAAGAGGTGGTATTTTAGCTGTAGATAAGGGTCAAACTGAGGCCGCAAGATCACTTGGTTTATCTCAAGGTCAAACAATGTTTAAAGTGGTTTTGCCTCAAGCAATCAAAAATATATTCCCTTCTCTTGGAAATGAGTTTGTTACTATTATTAAAGAAACTTCTATTTTTATGTATTTAGGTATAGCTGAATTAATGTATCAAGTGGGTATCATAAAGTCTAGTTCACCAGCTGTAACTGAATTATATATTGTAGCAGGATTATTATATTTAGCACTAACATTCCCATTATCTAAGCTTATGAACCGTGTTGAAAGGAGATTACGTTATGCAGACCAAAGATAA
- a CDS encoding amino acid ABC transporter ATP-binding protein, with protein sequence MIVVNNLYKTFNDNIHALNGVNISVNKGEVVTIIGPSGSGKSTLLRCMNLMEVPTSGNVFFKGEALHIKDKNINQLREKMGMVFQSFNLFPHLSVLENITLSPKLVLKMSDEKAKELGASLLNQVGLSDKIDSYPNQLSGGQKQRVAIARALAMNPDVMLFDEPTSALDPEMVGEVLQVMRNLANQGMTMVIVTHEMNFAKDVSDRVIFMAEGEIIEIGEPTQLFNKPKEVRTQTFLKRVLVK encoded by the coding sequence ATCATTGTCGTCAATAATTTATACAAAACATTTAATGACAATATTCATGCATTAAATGGCGTAAATATATCAGTCAACAAAGGCGAAGTTGTTACTATTATAGGGCCATCAGGCTCAGGCAAATCTACGTTATTAAGATGTATGAATCTTATGGAAGTTCCAACTTCTGGTAATGTATTCTTTAAAGGGGAAGCATTACATATAAAGGACAAGAATATCAATCAATTACGCGAAAAAATGGGAATGGTTTTTCAATCATTTAATTTATTCCCTCATTTAAGTGTTCTAGAAAATATAACCTTGTCTCCAAAATTAGTATTAAAAATGTCAGATGAAAAAGCAAAAGAGCTTGGTGCTTCTTTATTAAATCAAGTAGGGCTAAGTGATAAAATCGATAGTTATCCAAATCAATTATCAGGTGGTCAAAAACAAAGAGTTGCAATTGCAAGAGCACTTGCGATGAATCCTGATGTCATGCTTTTTGATGAACCAACAAGTGCATTAGATCCTGAAATGGTCGGTGAGGTTTTACAAGTTATGAGAAATCTTGCAAATCAAGGTATGACTATGGTTATTGTTACACATGAAATGAATTTTGCTAAAGATGTATCTGATCGAGTTATTTTTATGGCCGAGGGTGAAATCATAGAAATTGGTGAACCTACTCAATTATTTAACAAGCCAAAAGAAGTTCGAACACAAACATTTTTAAAAAGAGTTTTAGTTAAATAA
- a CDS encoding IS30 family transposase — protein sequence MNYIHLTIEERTCIYQLWLSGVSIRQISKAVKRSPSTISRELKRNECGYRYKYLPHIAQKKYEKRRIKCHRPVKICPFIKKYIEDKLNQQWSPEQIAKRKNGQPENSPCFSTIYRWIHKKYLIRGEIWRLRRKGKFKRPAETRGRFNIGKTIKKRPKEVYKRHTLGHWEADTVESGRVNFQRKSKYCFVTLAERKSRLYLVKLLPDRTSENVTAAIIELLSQFPPELVKTITCDRGKEFAKYKDIEESLNCQMYFTDPYCAWQKGTNENSNGLLREYYPKGMDLSQTNDVEVLNVLTRLNNRPRKCINFKTPLEVINESYDALHLN from the coding sequence ATGAACTACATACATCTTACCATAGAAGAAAGAACTTGTATATATCAGTTATGGCTCTCAGGGGTGAGCATTAGACAAATTAGCAAAGCAGTAAAAAGAAGTCCTAGTACAATATCTAGGGAGTTAAAGAGGAATGAATGTGGATATCGCTATAAATACTTACCTCATATTGCGCAAAAGAAATATGAAAAGCGTCGAATCAAATGTCATAGACCAGTAAAAATATGTCCATTTATCAAAAAGTACATTGAAGATAAACTAAATCAACAATGGTCACCAGAGCAAATAGCAAAACGAAAAAATGGACAACCTGAAAATTCCCCTTGTTTTTCAACTATCTATAGATGGATACATAAAAAATATCTTATACGAGGAGAGATATGGAGATTGAGACGAAAAGGTAAATTCAAACGACCTGCAGAAACAAGAGGTCGCTTCAACATAGGTAAAACAATAAAAAAACGTCCTAAAGAGGTCTATAAGAGACATACGTTAGGACATTGGGAAGCCGATACTGTGGAATCTGGAAGAGTGAATTTTCAACGAAAAAGCAAGTATTGTTTCGTAACACTTGCCGAGCGTAAATCAAGACTGTACCTTGTTAAACTACTACCCGATAGAACAAGCGAGAATGTTACAGCAGCTATTATTGAATTACTATCACAATTCCCACCTGAATTAGTGAAAACAATCACATGTGATCGCGGTAAAGAATTTGCTAAATATAAAGATATTGAAGAAAGTTTAAATTGTCAGATGTATTTCACTGATCCTTACTGTGCATGGCAAAAAGGAACTAATGAAAATTCAAATGGTTTATTAAGAGAATACTATCCAAAGGGTATGGATCTTTCACAAACTAACGATGTAGAAGTACTTAATGTATTAACTCGTCTAAATAATAGACCTAGAAAATGCATCAACTTTAAAACTCCATTAGAAGTGATCAATGAATCTTATGATGCGTTGCACTTGAATTGA
- the malQ gene encoding 4-alpha-glucanotransferase encodes MRRSGILCHISSLPSPYGIGTYGKAAYDFVDFLVKSKQSYWQILPLGPTSYGDSPYQTFSAFANNPYFIDLDLLVEEKLIDKSDIIATFDSPRYIDYSDLYEQRFDILKIAFNHFNQSDEAYKKFLIKENDWLYDYSLFMALKLFHKGKSWLHWDDEIRLRNEKSLDYYRGLLKEDIEFYQFLQFKAYQQWAHLKTYANKHNIEIVGDMPIYVSYDSSDVWANPKMFDLDNERLPLHVAGVPPDNYALDGQLWGNPLYNWDVLEKNQFAWWIKRVKSSMELFDMIRIDHFIGFVNYFSIKYGEKTARNGQWKKGPGKIFFDAIKKELGEVNIIAEDLGVLTDDVRKLVKDTGFPGMKLLQFAFDSREENDYIPHLYPTNVIAYTGTHDNLTTASWFETLKEDDLKYCLDYINHQGIGSPVDSLIKTTLACVAETAIIPIQDYLHLKDEGRMNIPSTLGNNWRWRLVKNEINDELAKKIKGYTELYGRVYEKKDS; translated from the coding sequence ATGAGAAGAAGTGGAATACTGTGTCACATATCAAGTTTACCAAGTCCATATGGTATAGGTACTTACGGGAAAGCAGCATATGATTTTGTTGACTTTTTAGTTAAATCAAAACAATCTTATTGGCAAATATTGCCTTTAGGACCAACGTCCTATGGTGATTCACCATATCAAACTTTTTCAGCATTTGCTAACAATCCATATTTTATTGATTTAGATTTATTGGTTGAAGAAAAACTAATTGATAAATCTGATATTATAGCAACTTTTGATAGCCCTAGATATATTGATTATAGTGATTTATATGAACAAAGATTTGATATATTGAAAATTGCATTTAACCATTTTAACCAAAGTGATGAAGCATACAAAAAATTCTTAATAAAAGAAAATGATTGGTTATATGATTATTCATTATTCATGGCTTTAAAATTATTCCATAAAGGTAAATCTTGGCTTCATTGGGATGATGAAATAAGACTAAGAAATGAAAAATCGTTAGATTATTATCGTGGATTACTAAAAGAAGATATTGAATTCTATCAATTTCTTCAATTTAAAGCATATCAACAATGGGCTCATTTAAAAACATATGCAAATAAACATAACATTGAAATTGTAGGAGATATGCCTATTTATGTGTCTTATGATAGTAGCGATGTATGGGCAAACCCTAAAATGTTTGATCTTGACAATGAAAGATTGCCATTACATGTAGCAGGAGTACCACCAGATAATTATGCACTAGATGGTCAATTATGGGGGAATCCTTTATATAATTGGGATGTCTTAGAAAAAAATCAATTTGCTTGGTGGATTAAACGTGTTAAATCATCAATGGAATTATTTGATATGATTAGAATTGATCATTTTATTGGATTTGTTAATTATTTTAGTATCAAATACGGAGAAAAAACAGCTAGAAATGGTCAATGGAAAAAAGGTCCTGGTAAAATATTTTTTGATGCAATAAAAAAAGAATTAGGCGAAGTAAATATTATTGCAGAGGATTTAGGTGTCTTAACTGATGATGTAAGAAAACTAGTAAAAGATACAGGATTCCCAGGTATGAAATTGTTACAATTTGCTTTTGATTCAAGAGAAGAAAATGATTATATTCCTCACCTATATCCAACAAATGTTATTGCATATACAGGAACTCATGACAATTTAACAACAGCTTCTTGGTTTGAAACTTTGAAAGAAGACGATTTAAAATATTGCTTAGATTATATTAATCATCAAGGTATTGGTTCACCGGTAGATAGCCTTATAAAGACAACTTTAGCTTGTGTAGCTGAAACTGCAATTATTCCTATTCAAGATTATTTACATCTTAAGGATGAAGGTAGAATGAATATTCCTTCAACTCTAGGAAACAATTGGCGCTGGCGATTAGTTAAAAATGAAATAAATGATGAACTTGCTAAAAAAATAAAAGGCTATACTGAATTGTATGGTAGAGTTTATGAGAAAAAGGATAGCTAA
- a CDS encoding alpha-glucosidase has translation MQKKWWMESVGYQIYPKSFYDSNHDGIGDIKGIYEKLDYLNHLGVNLIWICPFYDSPMDDNGYDVRDFYNVYSEFGTLEDVKELITKAHGLGIKVVMDFVLNHTSDEHPWFIESRKAKNNPYRDYYIWHDGKMVDDKKVEPTNWGSFFGGSCWNYDELTDSYYMKIFSDKMPDLNWKNPKVRQEMIDVGKWWLELGIDGFRIDAVSHLDRARLIDIKNQKDKYPLDWTKFSNLPKVHDYLKILNESLFKPYDVLTIGEVGGQATIEEAKKYAGFESNELSMVFNFDHNWCNNLFDITNPKKLKTNVVDLKKTFDKWQKAFATDGWMPLNWLNHDQPRLMSQYGDYKYPLESGKMLATALHMMRGTPFVYQGEEIGMTNYPFEDVNDFDDISSRATYIYELEKTPDDPVRALKVASLRSRDNARTAMQWSKDLYGGFSLEEPKISNNRNYKRINVASQLNNNNSLLNHYKKLIDLRRFSAYKDIITYGAYEQIDIENEDLYIYKRILDDKVLLIINSFSKKKLTYDMSHFEITNIVISNYKDQKLKNKTLILRAFESIVFEIKESL, from the coding sequence ATGCAAAAAAAATGGTGGATGGAAAGTGTTGGATATCAAATATATCCAAAAAGCTTTTATGATAGTAATCATGATGGAATTGGTGATATTAAGGGCATATATGAGAAACTAGATTACTTAAATCATCTAGGGGTAAATCTAATTTGGATATGCCCATTTTATGATTCACCTATGGATGATAATGGGTATGATGTACGAGATTTTTATAATGTATATTCTGAATTTGGAACTCTAGAAGATGTAAAAGAACTCATTACTAAAGCGCATGGATTAGGCATAAAAGTTGTAATGGATTTTGTTTTAAATCACACTTCAGATGAACATCCGTGGTTCATTGAATCTAGAAAAGCAAAAAACAACCCTTATAGAGATTACTATATTTGGCATGATGGAAAAATGGTTGATGATAAAAAAGTTGAACCAACAAACTGGGGATCATTTTTTGGTGGCAGCTGTTGGAATTATGATGAATTAACTGATAGTTATTATATGAAAATATTTTCAGATAAAATGCCAGATTTAAACTGGAAAAATCCGAAAGTTAGACAAGAAATGATTGATGTTGGTAAATGGTGGCTTGAACTTGGGATCGATGGATTTAGAATTGATGCTGTTTCGCATCTTGATAGAGCTAGACTTATAGATATAAAAAATCAAAAAGATAAGTATCCACTTGATTGGACTAAATTTTCAAATTTACCTAAAGTACACGATTATTTAAAAATTTTAAATGAATCATTATTTAAACCCTATGATGTTTTAACAATTGGTGAAGTCGGTGGTCAAGCAACCATAGAAGAAGCTAAAAAATATGCTGGATTTGAATCAAATGAGTTATCGATGGTTTTTAATTTTGATCATAATTGGTGTAACAATTTATTTGATATCACCAATCCTAAAAAATTAAAAACTAATGTTGTTGATCTTAAAAAAACATTTGATAAATGGCAAAAAGCATTTGCAACTGATGGTTGGATGCCATTAAATTGGTTAAATCATGATCAACCAAGATTAATGAGTCAATATGGAGATTATAAATATCCTTTAGAATCTGGGAAAATGCTTGCTACTGCGCTTCATATGATGCGAGGTACTCCATTTGTTTATCAAGGTGAAGAAATAGGAATGACAAATTATCCATTTGAAGATGTTAATGACTTTGATGATATTTCATCAAGAGCTACTTATATTTATGAATTAGAAAAAACTCCTGATGATCCTGTTAGAGCATTAAAAGTTGCTTCATTAAGATCTAGAGATAATGCAAGAACTGCAATGCAATGGTCAAAAGATTTATATGGTGGGTTTTCATTAGAAGAACCAAAAATATCAAATAATAGAAACTATAAAAGAATTAATGTAGCAAGTCAACTAAACAATAATAATTCTTTATTAAATCACTATAAGAAACTCATAGATTTAAGAAGATTTAGTGCGTACAAAGATATCATAACTTATGGAGCTTATGAACAAATAGATATTGAAAATGAAGATTTATATATTTATAAAAGAATACTTGATGATAAAGTTTTACTTATCATCAACTCGTTTAGTAAAAAAAAGTTAACATATGATATGAGTCATTTTGAAATAACAAATATTGTCATTTCTAATTATAAAGATCAAAAATTAAAAAACAAAACACTTATACTAAGAGCATTCGAATCAATCGTATTCGAAATAAAGGAGTCATTATGA
- a CDS encoding glycoside hydrolase family 13 protein, which produces MNKSALWHQAKSEYAYAYDKETLHIVLRTAKNDIDTVQIIHGDPFNWVGDKNGLPHWKNQIEIMEKRYQSDLFDYYFIAIKPPYLRTKYAFLLHDGKDKYLFGARQSRLISKDNELYETFDLSEYFNFPYLNHEDLHNTPSWVKDTIWYQIFPDRFYADQKNSNLTWGKLPVTNHELYGGNLKGIIEKLPYLQELGITGIYCTPLFKSPSAHKYDTTDYFLIDPQFGTNEDFKNLVIQAHKRNIKVMLDGVFNHCGYDHPFFQDVIKNGEKSKYKDCFYIDEFPVVNFPLNKHQKPINYHGQKLNLKTFAFTPYMPKWNTSNPITSKHLLDVIKYWITEFDIDGWRLDVSNEISHDFLRQIKKVSRDAKKDTFILGENWDSSIPWLQGDQLDSVMNYDLSYPIWKYLEHKMDINTFKDMVTNYLAKTPKNVMENMFNLVGCHDTVRIKRRLNDDNRRMKLSYVLMFLSSGAPNIYYGDEIGMTGEHDPDNRRCMLWDKKDQDLEFKTFTSSLISLRNHHPSFKAYDYHFIDSNILAFTKEDKKDSILVLINNGDKTEISLPKEVFGTYKNLINLESIDIHDKMILETYGFLILSKEV; this is translated from the coding sequence ATGAATAAAAGTGCATTATGGCATCAAGCAAAATCGGAATACGCTTATGCCTATGATAAAGAAACATTACATATCGTTTTAAGAACTGCAAAAAATGATATAGATACAGTCCAAATCATCCATGGTGATCCATTCAATTGGGTTGGTGATAAGAACGGTTTGCCTCATTGGAAAAACCAAATAGAAATCATGGAAAAACGATATCAAAGTGATCTATTTGATTATTATTTTATTGCGATCAAACCCCCTTACTTGCGCACTAAGTATGCTTTTTTGTTACATGATGGCAAAGATAAATACCTATTTGGAGCAAGACAATCAAGATTAATATCTAAAGATAATGAATTATACGAAACATTTGATTTGAGTGAATATTTTAATTTCCCTTACTTGAATCATGAAGACCTTCATAACACACCTTCATGGGTTAAAGATACCATATGGTATCAGATTTTCCCTGATCGTTTTTATGCTGATCAAAAAAATAGTAATTTGACTTGGGGTAAACTACCTGTTACTAATCATGAACTATATGGTGGTAACCTAAAAGGCATCATTGAAAAGCTTCCTTATTTACAAGAATTAGGAATCACTGGTATATACTGTACACCTTTGTTTAAATCTCCTTCTGCTCATAAATACGATACGACTGATTATTTTTTAATTGACCCTCAATTTGGAACTAACGAAGATTTTAAAAACTTAGTTATCCAAGCACATAAAAGAAATATAAAAGTTATGCTTGATGGTGTATTTAATCATTGTGGATATGATCACCCTTTCTTTCAGGATGTTATTAAAAATGGAGAAAAAAGTAAATATAAAGATTGTTTTTATATCGATGAATTTCCTGTTGTTAATTTCCCACTAAATAAACACCAAAAACCTATTAACTACCACGGACAAAAATTAAATCTGAAAACATTTGCTTTCACCCCATATATGCCAAAATGGAATACTTCAAATCCAATTACATCAAAACATTTACTTGATGTTATTAAATATTGGATTACTGAATTTGATATAGATGGTTGGAGACTTGATGTTTCTAATGAAATCAGTCATGATTTTTTAAGACAAATAAAAAAAGTTAGTAGAGATGCTAAAAAAGATACGTTTATCCTTGGAGAAAACTGGGATTCATCTATACCTTGGTTACAAGGTGATCAATTAGATTCAGTTATGAATTATGATTTAAGTTATCCAATCTGGAAATATTTAGAACATAAAATGGATATAAACACCTTTAAAGATATGGTAACTAATTATCTAGCAAAAACACCGAAAAACGTCATGGAGAACATGTTTAATCTTGTAGGTTGCCATGACACAGTTCGCATTAAAAGACGTCTTAACGACGATAACAGACGGATGAAATTGAGTTATGTTCTTATGTTCCTATCAAGTGGAGCACCAAATATATATTATGGTGATGAAATTGGTATGACTGGTGAACATGATCCAGATAATAGACGCTGTATGCTTTGGGATAAAAAGGATCAAGATTTAGAATTTAAAACATTTACTTCTTCATTGATTTCTTTAAGAAATCATCATCCTTCATTTAAAGCCTATGATTATCATTTTATAGACTCAAATATTTTAGCTTTTACTAAAGAAGATAAAAAGGATAGTATACTAGTTCTAATCAATAATGGCGATAAAACAGAAATAAGTCTACCAAAAGAAGTTTTTGGAACATACAAAAATTTAATAAACTTAGAATCTATTGATATTCATGATAAAATGATACTAGAGACCTATGGGTTCCTAATTTTATCAAAGGAAGTATAA
- a CDS encoding LacI family DNA-binding transcriptional regulator has translation MKSTIRDVAKKANVSVSTVSRVINKKGYVHDATRIIVEKTIQELGFIPNQLARSLTSRSSKIIGVIVPHIGPSFYGELLEGIESQASAYGYKIIFCHTHDDPDRELEYLNFFEQYNIEGLIIASNFSNRDKLVDLKIPVVTVDHILDENIPSITSDNVKGGGLAAHKLIDSGAKNILVFRGPSFLLTTMERTIGFLNVLKPKKIYADIFDFDLLNPDIKLIEEILKSNPSVDGIFTFSDTLAIATLNILQKLGKKVPQDVSLVGYDDTPYAKWVTPSVTTIHQSVFFMGKQSFINLTRLIRGVELDSLHDIIDVKLIERDSTK, from the coding sequence ATGAAATCTACGATTAGAGATGTTGCGAAAAAAGCAAACGTAAGTGTTTCAACAGTTTCAAGAGTTATTAATAAAAAAGGATATGTACATGATGCAACTAGAATTATTGTTGAAAAAACAATTCAAGAACTTGGGTTTATTCCTAATCAACTTGCTAGATCTTTAACATCAAGATCGTCAAAGATTATTGGTGTTATTGTGCCCCACATTGGACCTAGTTTTTATGGTGAACTATTAGAAGGCATAGAGTCACAAGCTTCTGCATATGGCTATAAGATTATTTTCTGTCATACGCATGACGATCCTGATAGAGAATTAGAGTATCTTAATTTCTTTGAACAATACAATATTGAAGGTCTTATCATAGCATCAAATTTTTCGAATAGAGATAAACTAGTAGATCTAAAAATTCCAGTTGTTACAGTTGATCATATCTTAGATGAAAATATTCCATCAATTACATCAGATAATGTGAAAGGTGGAGGGCTTGCAGCACATAAGTTGATTGATTCAGGTGCAAAAAATATTTTAGTGTTTAGAGGTCCATCATTTCTTCTAACGACTATGGAACGTACAATTGGTTTTCTAAATGTTTTAAAACCTAAGAAAATTTATGCTGATATTTTTGATTTTGACTTATTAAATCCAGATATTAAGCTTATTGAAGAAATCCTAAAGAGTAATCCATCAGTAGATGGTATCTTCACATTTAGTGATACTCTAGCAATCGCAACTTTGAACATCTTGCAAAAATTAGGCAAAAAAGTTCCCCAAGATGTATCTCTTGTAGGTTACGATGATACACCTTATGCTAAATGGGTAACACCATCAGTTACAACTATCCATCAATCAGTCTTTTTCATGGGTAAACAGTCATTTATTAATTTAACAAGACTCATTAGAGGTGTTGAATTAGATTCTCTTCATGATATTATTGATGTTAAACTTATCGAAAGAGATTCAACTAAATAA
- the glgB gene encoding 1,4-alpha-glucan branching protein GlgB has protein sequence MRLIPDHDVDLFLNGLHDQAFKIFGAHLLRNENNEIYATEYTVYAPNAKEVRLISSFNNYEGWKNVLTKIHYQGIYRIEIPGNHEWAVYKYEIYTFDHKVLVKSDPFAYFAEVRPSTGSKVYDIDHYEWSDQNWFYEKKKVYKEPLLIYEVHIGSWMRKFGEFKQYNELADDLIKHVLNHGFTHVEFLPVYEYPLDDSWGYQGTGYFAATSRYGSPKDYMYLIDRLHQAGIGVIMDWVLGHICKDSHGLSYFDGSPLYEFNDAKRRENITWGTNNLDFSKGITRSFMLSALTFWMDYFHIDGYRIDAVSYLIYYLGNKEEGVNHDAINFLRQLSYHLFGKDDRFLFMAEDSTDYPQVTHPVDVGGIGFNYKWNMGFMNDVLRYFKEDSIHRKYHHDKITFGLVYAFNEQFVLPFSHDEVVHMKGSLVNKMPGDYWQKLANWRLLLTLWMTHPGKKLLFMGQEFASFSEWAFRKELDWHLLDIQAHQEQNRFFKDLALVYRHHDALFQYDHHPKGFKWIVADDKDQSLFAFARFSDDEVLIIILNMTPNVHQTYDIGVPRAGRYQEILNSDKAIYHGSDQFNGTQLHTKKGDRNGFKYYIQPKVGPFAGIILQFKK, from the coding sequence ATGCGACTTATTCCAGATCATGATGTAGATTTATTTTTAAATGGTCTACATGATCAAGCATTTAAGATTTTCGGAGCACATTTGCTCAGAAATGAAAATAATGAAATTTATGCAACAGAATATACAGTTTACGCACCTAATGCTAAAGAAGTAAGATTGATTTCATCATTTAATAATTATGAAGGATGGAAAAATGTTTTAACTAAAATACATTATCAAGGTATTTATCGTATTGAAATCCCGGGAAATCATGAATGGGCAGTATATAAATATGAAATTTATACATTTGATCATAAAGTATTAGTTAAATCTGATCCATTTGCTTATTTTGCAGAAGTAAGACCAAGTACTGGATCAAAAGTTTATGACATAGATCACTACGAGTGGAGTGATCAAAACTGGTTTTACGAAAAGAAAAAAGTTTATAAAGAACCGTTATTAATTTATGAAGTTCATATTGGATCATGGATGAGAAAATTCGGTGAATTTAAACAATATAATGAACTTGCTGATGATTTGATTAAACATGTTTTAAATCATGGATTTACACACGTTGAATTTTTACCTGTTTATGAATACCCTTTAGATGATTCTTGGGGATATCAGGGTACTGGATATTTTGCAGCTACTTCAAGATATGGCTCTCCTAAGGACTATATGTACTTAATTGATCGACTACATCAAGCAGGTATTGGTGTTATTATGGATTGGGTTTTAGGACATATTTGTAAAGATTCACATGGATTAAGTTATTTTGATGGGTCACCATTATACGAATTTAATGATGCTAAAAGAAGAGAAAATATCACATGGGGGACAAATAATTTAGATTTTTCTAAAGGTATAACACGTAGTTTTATGCTATCGGCCTTAACCTTTTGGATGGATTATTTCCATATAGATGGATATAGAATTGATGCAGTATCTTATTTAATATATTATTTAGGAAATAAAGAAGAAGGTGTCAATCACGATGCCATTAACTTCTTAAGACAATTATCTTATCATTTATTTGGTAAAGATGATAGATTCTTATTTATGGCAGAAGACTCTACGGATTATCCTCAAGTTACACATCCAGTTGATGTTGGTGGTATAGGATTTAATTACAAATGGAATATGGGTTTTATGAATGATGTCTTAAGATACTTTAAAGAAGACTCTATACATAGAAAATATCATCATGATAAAATCACTTTTGGACTTGTTTATGCATTTAATGAACAATTTGTTCTACCTTTCTCACATGATGAAGTTGTTCATATGAAAGGATCTTTAGTTAATAAAATGCCAGGTGATTATTGGCAAAAATTAGCTAATTGGAGATTACTTTTAACTTTATGGATGACGCATCCTGGTAAAAAATTATTATTTATGGGTCAAGAATTTGCATCATTTAGTGAATGGGCATTTAGAAAAGAACTTGATTGGCATCTATTAGATATCCAAGCTCACCAAGAACAAAATAGATTTTTTAAAGATTTAGCTTTAGTATATCGTCATCATGATGCATTATTTCAATATGATCATCATCCAAAAGGATTTAAATGGATTGTTGCAGATGATAAAGATCAATCTTTATTTGCTTTTGCTAGATTTTCTGATGATGAAGTGTTAATTATTATACTTAACATGACTCCAAATGTTCATCAAACTTATGATATTGGCGTTCCAAGAGCTGGAAGGTATCAAGAAATATTAAATAGTGATAAAGCAATTTATCACGGCTCTGATCAATTTAATGGAACTCAATTGCATACTAAAAAAGGCGATCGCAATGGATTTAAGTATTATATTCAACCAAAAGTAGGACCTTTTGCTGGAATTATCTTACAATTTAAAAAATAA